One Branchiostoma floridae strain S238N-H82 chromosome 1, Bfl_VNyyK, whole genome shotgun sequence genomic region harbors:
- the LOC118427314 gene encoding beta-1,4-galactosyltransferase 2-like: MRQMRLRRLILLQVACALGLTAYLNLVKTSVERKTLQKAVRTDGNVGFGGKWSPPGRNLSSTSEKVAILVPFRDREEHLDIFLRHMHPFLQRQGIDYVIYVIEQHGGEPMFCKGLLYNVGYTEALKDDPTYDCFILHDVDLLPEDDRNLYTCSKSPLHLSVAIDKFDYNLPYTDLFGGVSAITKSHYRLLNGYSNLFCGWGGEDDDMSLRLKRHMLEISRPEKDVARYKMLPHNHTKENPQRYILLRHWLARAMTDGLKSLHTAGYNVTSTSHRELYTHILVNISKRGGEVYHPW, encoded by the coding sequence ATGCGGCAAATGAGATTGCGCCGGCTTATCTTACTGCAAGTCGCCTGCGCACTCGGCTTGACAGCGTACCTAAATTTGGTGAAGACGTCAGTTGAAAGAAAAACGTTACAGAAAGCAGTAAGAACTGATGGTAATGTCGGATTCGGAGGTAAATGGAGTCCCCCTGGAAGAAATCTGTCCAGCACCTCGGAGAAAGTCGCCATCTTGGTGCCATTCAGAGACAGAGAAGAACACCTGGATATATTCCTCCGCCACATGCACCCGTTTCTCCAACGCCAGGGGAttgattacgtcatttacgtcaTAGAACAACATGGCGGCGAGCCCATGTTCTGCAAGGGCCTGCTTTACAACGTAGGGTACACAGAAGCGTTAAAAGACGACCCTACTTACGACTGCTTCATCTTACACGACGTCGATCTCCTGCCAGAAGACGACAGAAATCTGTACACTTGTAGTAAGTCCCCATTGCACTTGTCAGTGGCTATCGACAAATTCGACTATAACTTGCCTTACACGGATCTGTTTGGCGGAGTATCGGCCATAACTAAGTCCCACTACCGACTGCTGAACGGTTACTCCAACTTGTTCTGTGGGTGGGGAGGGGAAGATGATGACATGTCCCTCCGACTGAAAAGACACATGTTGGAGATATCTCGTCCGGAAAAAGACGTCGCCAGGTACAAGATGCTTCCTCACAACCACACGAAGGAGAATCCGCAAAGGTACATTCTCTTAAGACATTGGCTAGCCAGGGCCATGACAGACGGACTAAAAAGTTTACACACAGCTGGCTATAATGTAACTTCAACATCACACAGAGAACTGTACACCCACATCTTAGTAAACATCAGTAAGAGAGGAGGCGAAGTTTATCATCCGTGGTAA
- the LOC118418329 gene encoding cytochrome P450 4F22-like, whose product MITLTWVATVVIAVLVVKVTISLWNTVRRNQEIAKEFPVPPGSHWLLGHMVLLGDEGEGLMLKFMEWSKIYKYAHVTRMGPLLQHCTVYHHDYVKAVMSRADRKDDYVYSFLRPWLGDGLLTSAGPKWFRNRRLLTPGFHFEILKPYVRLFSQSTNVMLNNWEELKSGSSIDVFHHTSLMTLDSMLKCALSQHTDCQTRKTNDYIAAVFELTDLTMKRARTLLLRSDLIYALSADGKRYRKACNMVHEYAKRIIVERREALDHEDATNKKKNIDFLDILLKARVRKF is encoded by the exons ATGATAACATTGACATGGGTGGCGACCGTGGTCATAGCTGTACTAGTAGTAAAGGTGACTATCAGTCTATGGAACACCGTCAGACGTAACCAGGAAATAGCGAAGGAGTTCCCGGTACCACCCGGAAGTCACTGGCTGCTCGGACACATGGTCTTA CTTGGTGATGAGGGTGAAGGATTAATGCTGAAATTTATGGAGTGGTCGAAGATCTACAAGTACGCTCATGTAACCCGTATGGGGCCGCTTCTTCAACACTGCACCGTGTACCATCATGATTACGTCAAGGCGGTGATGTCACGGGCAG ACAGGAAGGACGACTATGTCTACAGCTTCTTGAGGCCTTGGCTTG GGGACGGTCTTCTTACCAGCGCCGGGCCCAAGTGGTTCCGGAACCGCCGCCTCCTCACACCGGGGTTCCACTTCGAGATCCTCAAGCCGTACGTTCGACTCTTCTCACAGAGCACAAACGTCATGCTG AACAACTGGGAAGAGCTGAAGTCTGGATCGTCCATTGACGTATTTCATCACACGAGTCTGATGACGCTGGACAGCATGTTAAAGTGTGCGCTCAGTCAGCACACAGACTGTCAGACAAG GAAAACGAATGACTACATCGCTGCCGTGTTCGAACTAACAGACCTGACCATGAAGAGGGCGAGGACCTTACTTCTCCGGAGTGATCTGATCTATGCACTCTCTGCAGACGGGAAGAG GTACCGGAAAGCCTGTAACATGGTCCACGAGTATGCAAAACGCATCATCGTAGAGCGACGAGAAGCCCTGGATCACGAAGACGCgacaaacaagaagaaaaatatcGACTTTCTGGACATACTGTTGAAAGCAAGGGTTCGTAAATTTTAA